One region of Polynucleobacter sp. Adler-ghost genomic DNA includes:
- a CDS encoding enoyl-CoA hydratase/isomerase family protein, producing MNSAPPCIDLQLDGSTARITFNNPSARNALTWPMYEELKRICDAIANMPEIKVAIFRGAGDKAFVSGSDIQQFVALQKDEPYEVAVDAIFHSLQHLPIPTIALIEGLAVGSGLLIATACDFRISTNDARFGIPVAKTLGNCLSPSNLSWIAYHLGVPMVKRMLLSAELITAPELLGSGYLYQTTTPDAIAEVTEVLAGKLATLAPMTQKASKVTLARLMESNLPDCTELMRQTYNSLDFKEGVNAFLEGRPPQWLGK from the coding sequence ATGAACTCCGCCCCACCGTGCATCGACCTTCAGCTTGATGGATCTACAGCCCGAATCACCTTCAATAATCCTAGTGCACGCAATGCCTTGACATGGCCTATGTATGAAGAACTCAAGCGAATTTGCGATGCGATCGCAAACATGCCAGAGATCAAGGTAGCTATTTTTAGAGGCGCCGGTGATAAAGCCTTTGTATCGGGCAGCGACATACAGCAATTTGTGGCGCTCCAAAAAGATGAGCCCTATGAAGTTGCAGTAGATGCTATTTTTCACTCTCTGCAACATTTGCCGATTCCGACAATTGCACTCATCGAAGGATTAGCAGTAGGTAGCGGCTTACTCATTGCTACTGCATGTGATTTCAGAATATCGACCAATGATGCGCGCTTCGGTATTCCAGTCGCCAAGACCTTGGGTAACTGTTTATCGCCCAGCAATCTATCTTGGATTGCTTATCACTTAGGCGTGCCAATGGTAAAGCGCATGTTACTCAGTGCAGAACTGATTACAGCACCCGAGTTACTTGGCTCAGGCTACCTCTACCAAACTACTACCCCTGATGCTATTGCAGAAGTAACTGAAGTTTTAGCTGGGAAATTAGCGACCCTCGCACCCATGACACAAAAGGCGAGCAAAGTCACTTTGGCGCGCTTGATGGAGAGTAACTTACCGGATTGCACCGAGCTCATGAGGCAGACTTATAACAGCCTTGACTTCAAAGAAGGAGTCAATGCCTTCCTTGAAGGACGCCCGCCTCAGTGGCTTGGTAAATAA
- a CDS encoding alpha/beta fold hydrolase — MKMKALGIALVMCVGGVVLSACTSVDQPKAEAPPPSRYANASPLDLRLSTWPYPYPTKEFKTSLQGQPASMIYMDVPAVGKQKGVVVLFHGKNFSSDYWAPTIKGLTAAGYRVIAPDQIGFGKSSKPDVAYHFDDLAQNTQALLKSLGVSKTSVIANSMGGMVGIRFARLYPKTVQKLILENPLGLEDYTKDIPPQTNDNLLKLEMAQTETSYRRFLQSYFPVWQPSFEQFVEVYVRIQKGPDYPAYAKTSVLTYQMIAEKPVVGDLPQLKMPVLLVIGQKDRTVFGRRFAPPEAVKSLGNFPELGRKAAQVIPNAKLVPLDNVGHIPHIEAPDVFVQTAVDFLNSKS; from the coding sequence ATGAAAATGAAGGCGCTGGGAATTGCTTTGGTGATGTGCGTGGGAGGAGTTGTTCTCTCAGCCTGTACATCGGTTGATCAACCCAAGGCTGAAGCTCCACCACCCAGTCGCTATGCCAATGCAAGTCCTTTAGATTTGCGCCTAAGTACCTGGCCTTATCCCTATCCCACTAAAGAATTTAAAACCTCTCTTCAAGGGCAGCCCGCCAGCATGATTTATATGGATGTGCCTGCAGTTGGCAAGCAGAAGGGTGTCGTAGTTTTGTTTCATGGAAAAAATTTCTCCAGTGATTATTGGGCGCCTACGATCAAAGGATTGACTGCGGCAGGTTACCGAGTCATTGCTCCGGATCAGATTGGCTTTGGCAAATCTTCTAAACCAGACGTGGCATATCATTTCGATGATCTTGCCCAGAACACACAAGCTTTATTGAAATCGCTTGGCGTGAGTAAGACTTCAGTGATTGCCAACTCGATGGGCGGTATGGTGGGTATTCGGTTTGCGCGCCTTTATCCTAAAACGGTCCAGAAACTGATCTTGGAAAACCCATTGGGTCTTGAAGACTACACTAAAGATATTCCGCCACAGACCAATGACAACTTACTGAAGTTGGAGATGGCACAAACAGAAACTAGTTATCGCCGTTTCTTGCAATCGTATTTTCCAGTGTGGCAGCCGAGCTTTGAGCAGTTTGTAGAGGTCTATGTCAGGATTCAAAAAGGACCTGACTACCCAGCCTATGCAAAGACCTCAGTGTTAACTTATCAGATGATTGCTGAAAAACCAGTAGTGGGTGATTTGCCTCAACTGAAGATGCCGGTATTGCTGGTTATTGGCCAGAAAGACAGAACCGTATTTGGTCGCCGCTTTGCGCCACCCGAAGCGGTCAAGTCTTTAGGTAATTTTCCTGAGTTAGGTCGTAAAGCAGCGCAGGTCATTCCGAATGCCAAGTTAGTTCCCCTAGACAATGTTGGACATATTCCCCATATTGAAGCGCCGGATGTTTTTGTTCAGACAGCAGTGGATTTCTTAAACTCCAAATCCTAA
- a CDS encoding fumarylacetoacetate hydrolase family protein, whose amino-acid sequence MSTTYVIDPPIVPSLPVVGDTRRFAVNRIYCVGRNYADHAREMGHDPDREPPFFFMKPANSIVTDGKDMQYPNLSNDVHHEIEMVVAIAKGGANISADKALEHVYGYGVGLDMTRRDLQGEAKKMGRPWDTGKAFDQSAPCAALTPAAQFGHPTKGTVKLLVNGEVRQEGDLNQLIWNVPDTIAYLSTLFTLEPGDLIMSGTPAGVGPVKKGDVLEGSVEGLSPLKIKIV is encoded by the coding sequence ATGAGCACGACATACGTTATCGATCCACCCATTGTTCCATCGCTACCCGTAGTGGGTGATACCCGTCGTTTTGCTGTGAATCGCATCTATTGTGTGGGTCGTAACTATGCTGATCATGCTCGTGAGATGGGTCATGATCCCGATCGTGAGCCGCCATTCTTTTTTATGAAGCCGGCTAACTCGATCGTTACCGATGGTAAAGATATGCAATATCCAAATCTATCAAATGATGTTCATCATGAGATTGAGATGGTCGTTGCTATTGCTAAGGGTGGTGCCAATATTTCTGCAGATAAAGCGCTCGAGCATGTTTATGGTTACGGAGTTGGTCTTGATATGACTCGTCGTGACTTACAAGGTGAGGCCAAAAAAATGGGTCGTCCTTGGGATACTGGCAAAGCATTTGATCAATCCGCTCCCTGCGCTGCGCTGACCCCTGCCGCTCAGTTTGGTCATCCGACTAAAGGCACGGTGAAGCTTTTGGTGAACGGTGAAGTGCGCCAAGAGGGCGACTTAAATCAATTGATTTGGAATGTTCCTGACACCATTGCTTATCTCTCTACCTTGTTTACGCTTGAGCCAGGCGATTTGATTATGTCTGGCACGCCTGCAGGCGTGGGTCCCGTGAAAAAAGGTGATGTACTTGAGGGATCAGTTGAAGGTTTAAGTCCTCTGAAAATCAAGATCGTATAA
- a CDS encoding SemiSWEET transporter, translating into MNLVPHQIEIIGYCAAFLTTIAFLPQAVQSWRTRDLSGISVGMYSLFTAGVGLWLIYGLIIEKWPLILANALTFALALSILVLKLRSKRR; encoded by the coding sequence ATGAATTTAGTGCCACATCAGATTGAGATCATTGGCTACTGCGCTGCATTTTTAACCACGATTGCCTTTTTGCCTCAAGCTGTTCAATCCTGGCGCACCCGAGATCTCTCTGGGATCTCGGTGGGAATGTATAGCTTATTTACTGCTGGGGTAGGTTTGTGGCTTATCTACGGACTCATTATTGAGAAGTGGCCTTTGATTCTGGCAAATGCCTTGACCTTTGCTTTGGCTCTGAGCATCTTAGTGCTCAAGCTCCGTAGTAAGAGGCGGTAA
- a CDS encoding cytochrome c5 family protein yields MKSFFRPFILVACFFSPFAALAEPGENTYKQVCAACHGAGVLKAPKFGDKAQWAPLIAEGQVTLTAHAYVGVRGMPAKGGNPNLTVEGFSDAVAYMANKAGGNWKSPDAKTLAAINKEIESRKAGLNKKQ; encoded by the coding sequence ATGAAATCATTCTTCCGCCCCTTTATTCTTGTTGCTTGTTTCTTCTCCCCATTCGCCGCCCTTGCTGAACCCGGTGAGAATACGTATAAACAAGTCTGCGCAGCCTGCCATGGCGCTGGCGTTCTCAAGGCTCCCAAGTTCGGGGATAAAGCTCAATGGGCTCCATTGATTGCTGAAGGCCAGGTCACCTTGACTGCACACGCTTATGTTGGTGTGAGAGGAATGCCTGCTAAAGGTGGTAACCCCAATCTCACAGTTGAAGGTTTCTCAGATGCAGTGGCTTATATGGCTAATAAGGCGGGTGGAAACTGGAAGTCTCCTGACGCAAAAACTCTAGCAGCCATTAATAAAGAAATTGAATCGCGTAAGGCCGGCTTGAATAAAAAGCAGTAA
- a CDS encoding substrate-binding domain-containing protein: protein MRIQIRPTLVFGSKNAKDPAVVDLVWLTALLKDIDHGKTLMSACKKMGLSYRNVWQKLNEVEMALGFKLIDRVRGHGSQLSEYARYLIQFTEDFDQKTMRLGQSSLAHLEEGFAQFRVKAKKQLRLASSSDPIIQKAVFNFDGIELITAGSGEALERLLNYEVDIAGFHVSDAQSSLIISRRLQKEGMKIFPVMKRVQGLLVAKGNPLNIISAKDLLRPKVRFINRQKGSGTRLLLDTILSKEGIDAHGIKGYETEEFTHSAIATAILAKKADVGMGVKSIALENGLDFIQLKDEIFFLAMNEDLSVNGDLAKLIRKIRALSSASPGYKSIGLNRQIAGWL from the coding sequence ATGAGAATTCAGATTCGACCAACCCTAGTTTTTGGAAGTAAGAATGCAAAAGATCCCGCTGTAGTGGATTTGGTGTGGTTGACTGCCTTATTAAAGGATATTGATCACGGCAAAACACTGATGTCTGCCTGTAAAAAAATGGGGCTTTCCTATAGAAATGTTTGGCAAAAGCTCAATGAGGTGGAAATGGCACTGGGCTTTAAATTAATTGATCGAGTGAGGGGGCATGGCTCTCAGTTATCGGAATACGCAAGATACTTGATTCAATTTACCGAAGACTTTGATCAAAAGACGATGCGATTGGGGCAATCTAGTCTCGCGCATCTAGAAGAGGGGTTTGCTCAATTCAGAGTGAAGGCCAAAAAACAATTACGCCTTGCTAGCAGTAGTGACCCGATTATTCAAAAAGCAGTATTCAATTTTGATGGTATTGAACTCATTACTGCTGGATCGGGTGAGGCTTTGGAACGTCTACTGAATTATGAAGTCGATATTGCTGGCTTCCATGTTTCCGATGCGCAGAGCTCTCTGATCATTTCTAGGAGACTGCAAAAAGAGGGCATGAAAATATTCCCTGTGATGAAGCGTGTGCAGGGCCTATTAGTAGCCAAGGGAAATCCTCTCAATATCATTTCAGCCAAAGATTTGCTAAGACCCAAAGTGCGCTTTATTAATCGTCAGAAAGGATCTGGTACGCGCTTGCTCTTAGATACCATTTTATCTAAAGAGGGTATTGATGCACATGGTATTAAGGGCTACGAAACTGAAGAGTTCACTCACTCCGCAATTGCTACGGCAATATTGGCTAAAAAGGCAGACGTAGGTATGGGTGTTAAAAGTATTGCCTTAGAAAATGGTCTGGATTTTATTCAGCTTAAAGACGAGATCTTCTTTCTGGCGATGAATGAGGATCTGAGTGTCAATGGCGATCTTGCAAAACTCATTCGGAAAATTCGTGCTCTCTCTAGCGCTAGTCCAGGCTATAAGTCGATTGGGTTAAACCGGCAGATTGCAGGCTGGCTTTAA
- a CDS encoding substrate-binding domain-containing protein produces MTFSFNRLMASAIAALMLVGSSAYAQEKSIILSSTTSTEQSGLFGFILPIFKMKSGIEVKVVAVGTGQALDIGRRGDADVVFVHDKPAEEKFVAEGFATKRIEVMYNDFVLIGPKSDPAKIGGGKDIKVAFQKIATAQAPFVSRGDKSGTHAAELRYWKDAAVTVAPSAWYKETGSGMGPALNTASAMNGYILADRATWLSFKNRGDLTILVQGDPKLFNQYGVMLVNPAKFSHVKKAEGQEFIDWITSKNGQDVIASYQIGGEQLFFPNAKKQ; encoded by the coding sequence ATGACATTCTCATTTAACCGATTAATGGCAAGCGCCATTGCTGCACTGATGCTTGTAGGTAGCTCAGCTTACGCACAAGAGAAAAGCATTATCCTTTCTTCCACCACCTCCACAGAGCAGTCTGGTCTTTTTGGCTTCATCCTGCCGATCTTCAAAATGAAGAGTGGAATTGAAGTCAAGGTAGTTGCTGTTGGAACTGGTCAAGCCCTAGACATTGGACGCCGTGGCGATGCAGATGTCGTGTTTGTTCATGACAAACCTGCCGAAGAAAAGTTTGTTGCTGAGGGCTTTGCCACAAAGCGTATTGAAGTTATGTACAACGACTTTGTCTTGATTGGACCTAAGTCAGATCCAGCCAAAATTGGCGGTGGCAAGGATATCAAAGTCGCATTTCAAAAAATCGCTACAGCACAGGCACCTTTTGTATCCCGTGGCGACAAGAGCGGTACACACGCTGCTGAATTGCGTTACTGGAAAGATGCCGCTGTCACAGTGGCTCCAAGCGCTTGGTATAAAGAAACTGGCTCAGGCATGGGTCCAGCATTAAATACCGCTTCAGCAATGAATGGCTACATCTTGGCTGACCGCGCTACTTGGCTTTCATTTAAGAACCGTGGTGATTTGACAATCTTGGTTCAAGGTGACCCAAAGCTATTTAATCAATATGGCGTGATGTTAGTCAACCCAGCTAAGTTCTCGCATGTGAAAAAAGCTGAAGGCCAAGAATTCATTGATTGGATTACTTCCAAAAATGGTCAAGACGTGATTGCCAGCTATCAAATTGGTGGCGAACAACTCTTCTTCCCGAATGCCAAAAAACAGTAG
- a CDS encoding GNAT family N-acetyltransferase, which produces MALVMAMVILIKTWQDAELDAYSIRKRVFIEEQGVPAEMEIDEFDLNALHALAYADSECIGTARLVTLFGGIGRIGRMAVLPKHRGHGIGKQLLGALLKACQSQGIKQIELHAQVKVIPFYQQFGFITQGDVYDEAGIPHRDMILRI; this is translated from the coding sequence ATGGCACTGGTTATGGCTATGGTGATCCTGATTAAAACCTGGCAGGATGCCGAGCTAGATGCTTACTCCATTCGAAAGCGCGTCTTCATCGAGGAGCAAGGTGTTCCAGCAGAGATGGAGATAGATGAATTCGATCTCAATGCCCTGCATGCTCTTGCCTATGCAGACTCAGAATGTATAGGTACTGCTCGCTTAGTGACTCTATTTGGGGGCATTGGAAGAATTGGACGTATGGCGGTACTGCCAAAGCATCGAGGGCACGGCATTGGTAAACAACTACTAGGGGCTTTACTAAAAGCATGTCAATCTCAGGGTATTAAGCAAATAGAGCTGCATGCCCAAGTAAAAGTAATCCCGTTTTATCAGCAATTTGGATTTATTACCCAAGGTGATGTGTATGACGAAGCAGGCATCCCACATCGCGATATGATTCTACGTATCTAA
- a CDS encoding YbgC/FadM family acyl-CoA thioesterase: MTQTNHPPFLFRVCYSDTDAAGFVYHARYLEIFERSRSEWLQQRGLSPTKLVNEFGILLPVREITMNFHRPGRLDDLFSIDQIIEHRGRTQIAVKQTAKRIVAGSEPELIASAVLHIVCVDTTTLKPKGLPDWLFAADQ, encoded by the coding sequence ATGACTCAGACCAATCATCCACCTTTCCTTTTTCGCGTTTGCTACTCCGATACCGATGCCGCAGGCTTTGTGTATCACGCCCGCTATCTAGAGATCTTTGAGCGTAGTCGCTCAGAATGGCTTCAGCAAAGAGGTTTAAGCCCAACAAAATTGGTGAATGAGTTTGGCATTCTTCTTCCAGTTCGAGAAATCACCATGAACTTTCATAGGCCAGGACGTTTGGATGATCTGTTCAGTATTGATCAAATCATTGAGCATCGTGGTCGCACTCAAATTGCAGTAAAACAAACTGCTAAACGAATTGTTGCGGGTAGCGAGCCCGAGCTGATTGCCAGCGCTGTTCTTCATATTGTTTGTGTTGATACCACCACCCTTAAGCCTAAGGGACTTCCTGATTGGCTATTTGCGGCCGATCAATAA
- a CDS encoding DEAD/DEAH box helicase produces the protein MLFTDLGLSEPILRAINEEGYTSPTPIQEKSIPAVLKGGDLLAAAQTGTGKTAGFTLPILQRLSSTAKAVGKRQLRVLILTPTRELAAQVQESVVTYGKYTGLKSTVIFGGVGANPQIKAIAAGLDILVATPGRLLDLMSQNCVSLANIEILVLDEADRMLDMGFLRDIKKILAVLPKQRQNLLFSATFSTEIKALADGLLNSPALIEVARSNSTNDAIAQLIHPVDRNQKHPLLAHLIKSNQWQQILVFTRTKHGANKLVTQLEKDGITAMAIHGNKSQSARTKALAEFKDGKITVLVATDIAARGIDIDQLPHVVNYDLPNVSEDYVHRIGRTGRAGSNGVAVSLVCVDEHQMLRDIEKLIKQKLPQEVIAGFEPDPNAVAQPIQLRSQQHQQSRKPRAGNAGGGNSSGNGGARPAAKRSNPPKRSFNR, from the coding sequence ATGTTATTTACAGATCTTGGTTTATCAGAACCCATTCTTCGCGCGATTAACGAGGAAGGTTATACCAGCCCTACCCCCATTCAAGAAAAATCAATCCCTGCAGTATTAAAGGGTGGAGATTTACTAGCAGCAGCTCAAACCGGCACCGGTAAAACTGCCGGCTTTACACTGCCGATTCTTCAGCGTTTAAGCAGTACAGCTAAGGCTGTTGGCAAGCGCCAATTACGCGTATTGATTTTGACTCCCACCCGTGAACTCGCTGCTCAGGTTCAAGAATCCGTTGTTACCTACGGCAAATATACGGGCCTTAAATCGACTGTTATTTTTGGTGGGGTCGGCGCTAATCCCCAAATTAAAGCCATTGCCGCAGGACTCGATATCCTGGTTGCAACTCCAGGTCGCCTGCTTGACCTCATGTCACAGAACTGTGTCTCACTTGCCAACATAGAAATTCTGGTGCTTGATGAAGCAGATCGTATGTTGGATATGGGCTTCTTGCGAGATATTAAAAAGATCCTGGCAGTATTGCCAAAGCAACGACAGAACTTACTGTTTTCAGCGACCTTCTCTACCGAGATTAAAGCCTTAGCAGATGGCTTGTTAAATTCACCAGCATTAATTGAGGTGGCGCGAAGCAATAGCACAAATGATGCTATTGCCCAGCTCATCCACCCAGTAGATAGAAACCAAAAACATCCTCTGTTAGCGCATCTGATTAAATCAAATCAGTGGCAGCAGATCCTCGTATTTACTCGCACAAAACATGGCGCCAATAAATTAGTTACCCAACTTGAGAAAGATGGCATTACCGCCATGGCTATTCATGGTAATAAGAGCCAAAGTGCTCGTACCAAAGCTTTGGCAGAATTTAAGGATGGCAAAATCACTGTTCTAGTAGCTACTGATATTGCTGCGCGTGGTATCGACATTGATCAACTACCTCACGTTGTGAACTACGATCTGCCAAACGTCTCTGAGGATTATGTTCACCGCATTGGTAGGACTGGTAGAGCTGGCTCAAACGGAGTTGCCGTTTCTTTAGTCTGCGTTGACGAACATCAGATGCTCCGAGATATTGAAAAACTCATCAAGCAAAAGCTGCCGCAAGAAGTCATTGCTGGATTTGAACCAGATCCGAATGCCGTAGCACAACCAATCCAATTGAGAAGCCAACAGCACCAACAATCCAGAAAGCCTCGGGCAGGCAATGCTGGCGGTGGTAACAGTAGTGGTAACGGCGGAGCCAGGCCTGCAGCTAAGCGTAGTAACCCACCCAAACGCAGCTTTAATCGATAG